A region from the Lolium perenne isolate Kyuss_39 chromosome 4, Kyuss_2.0, whole genome shotgun sequence genome encodes:
- the LOC127296786 gene encoding protein RRP6-like 2 isoform X3, which translates to MDGSKAPSAAEEAGDGSQGGARGDTSKSPAAQDGGSSSGAGSSRVPAAYGSYDKSPGAKPRVTFHDPTIPRPQDQYKIMVNNHSVPFDHVWLDQTEDGRPIHPLEKLNAEQFIDRNAPESEPVRPADVEDTPFTLVEDQKGLTALVNKLKDVNEFAVDLEHNQYRSFQGLTCLMQISTRTEDFIIDTLKLRIIIGPYLTEHFKDPTKRKIMHGADRDIMWLQRDFRLYVCNLFDTGQASRVLEMERNSLEYLLRHFCGVTANKAYQNADWRLRPLSAEMIKYAREDTHFLFYIYDLMRLRLQQESTSERDLLLEVQERSNEICSQLYEKEQLTDKSYLHIYGLQDHELNAKQLAVVSALYEWRDFVAREQDESTGYVLPNKALIEIAKNMPTTAEDLRRIVKSKYPVVDANFNLILEIVWDATENSNAFEAIAEQLKKVQLGQETFGALVADPIPVMQTPVMQTPIMQTGYFGGYSNEQAQSDVESSAYYYTQFPEYSSSGGWSPQELQGIPTSGYHDGCYYGHQPSINQSSTGTGQPAARNNAGGFQDWRKQQSSPHPWQPK; encoded by the exons ATGGACGGGTCCAAGGCCCCGagcgcggcggaggaggcgggggACGGGTCCCAGGGGGGCGCTCGCGGGGACACGAGCAAGTCGCCCGCTGCCCAGGACGGCGGCTCCAGCTCCGGCGCCGGGTCCTCGAGGGTGCCCGCCGCCTACGGCTCCTACGACAAGTCGCCGGGGGCCAAGCCCAGGGTCACCTTCCACGATCCCACCATCCCGCGCCCGCAGGATCAGTACAAGATCATGGTCAACAACCACAGCGTGCCCTTCGATCATGTCTGGCTAGACCAAACCGAGGACGGCAGGCCTATCCACCCCTTG GAAAAACTAAATGCGGAACAGTTTATTGACAGAAATGCTCCTGAAAGTGAACCAGTAAGGCCAGCTGATGTAGAGGATACCCCGTTTACGCTAGTAGAAGACCAGAAAGGCTTGACAGCATTAGTTAACAAGTTGAAGGATGTAAATGAATTTGCT GTCGATTTGGAGCATAATCAGTATAGATCATTTCAGGGTTTGACCTGCTTGATGCAAATTTCAACAAGAACAGAGGACTTCATTATTGATACCCTTAAGCTACGCATAATAATCGGTCCCTACTTGACAGAACATTTTAAAGATCCAACCAAGAGAAAG ATAATGCACGGGGCAGATCGTGATATAATGTGGCTCCAACGGGACTTCCGACTATATGTGTGCAATCTTTTTGACACAGGACAG GCTTCAAGGGTCTTAGAGATGGAGCGAAACAGCCTAGAATACCTATTGCGTCACTTTTGTGGAGTCACAGCAAATAAAGC ATATCAAAATGCAGATTGGAGGTTAAGGCCACTCTCTGCTGAAATGATCAA GTATGCTAGAGAAGATACACACTTTCTGTTCTATATATATGACTTGATGAGACTTAGACTACAACAGGAGTCTACATCTGAACGGGATCTTCTTCTAGAG GTTCAAGAGCGCAGTAATGAAATTTGCTCACAGTTGTATGAAAAGGAGCAGCTGACAGATAAATCTTATCTCCACATATACGG GTTGCAGGATCATGAATTGAATGCAAAGCAGCTGGCTGTTGTTTCT GCTCTATATGAATGGAGAGATTTCGTAGCTCGTGAACAAGATGAGAGCACTGGTTATGTATTGCCAAACAAGGCTTTGATTGAGATAG CAAAGAATATGCCTACAACTGCTGAAGATTTGCGAAGAATCGTGAAATCAAAATATCCAGTTGTTGATGCTAATTTCAATCTAATTTTGGAAATCGTATGGGATGCAACTGAAAATTCTAATGCCTTTGAAGCAATAGCTGAGCAATTAAAGAAGGTCCAGCTTGGGCAG GAGACTTTTGGAGCTCTGGTAGCCGATCCAATACCTGTCATGCAGACACCTGTCATGCAGACACCTATCATGCAGACAGGTTACTTTGGAGGATATTCAAATGAGCAG GCTCAAAGCGATGTTGAGTCTTCAGCTTATTACTACACCCAGTTTCCAGAATATAGCAGTTCTGGTGGGTGGAGCCCTCAGGAGCTTCAGGGCATACCGACCTCTGGGTATCATGATGGTTGTTATTACGGCCATCAACCATCGATAAACCAAAGCAGTACAGGAACAGGTCAGCCTGCTGCTAGAAATAATGCAGGGGGTTTCCAGGACTGGAGGAAGCAACAGTCTTCACCTCATCCGTGGCAACCCAAGTGA
- the LOC127296786 gene encoding protein RRP6-like 2 isoform X2: MDGSKAPSAAEEAGDGSQGGARGDTSKSPAAQDGGSSSGAGSSRVPAAYGSYDKSPGAKPRVTFHDPTIPRPQDQYKIMVNNHSVPFDHVWLDQTEDGRPIHPLEKLNAEQFIDRNAPESEPVRPADVEDTPFTLVEDQKGLTALVNKLKDVNEFAVDLEHNQYRSFQGLTCLMQISTRTEDFIIDTLKLRIIIGPYLTEHFKDPTKRKIMHGADRDIMWLQRDFRLYVCNLFDTGQVQERSNEICSQLYEKEQLTDKSYLHIYGLQDHELNAKQLAVVSALYEWRDFVAREQDESTGYVLPNKALIEIAKNMPTTAEDLRRIVKSKYPVVDANFNLILEIVWDATENSNAFEAIAEQLKKVQLGQLDLNNILDTGEVIEMAPRGADNVRISLDSADQYSVAPSSTANIRVTSNSMDNVRISFDSADQYSVAPSSTANIRVTSNSTDNVRISLDSADQYSVAPSSTANIRVTSNSTDSFTTDATLTGSMWLHDKKKTIPSSEIKTSRTLSGLSRPFSKEAMSNNKQETFGALVADPIPVMQTPVMQTPIMQTGYFGGYSNEQAQSDVESSAYYYTQFPEYSSSGGWSPQELQGIPTSGYHDGCYYGHQPSINQSSTGTGQPAARNNAGGFQDWRKQQSSPHPWQPK; encoded by the exons ATGGACGGGTCCAAGGCCCCGagcgcggcggaggaggcgggggACGGGTCCCAGGGGGGCGCTCGCGGGGACACGAGCAAGTCGCCCGCTGCCCAGGACGGCGGCTCCAGCTCCGGCGCCGGGTCCTCGAGGGTGCCCGCCGCCTACGGCTCCTACGACAAGTCGCCGGGGGCCAAGCCCAGGGTCACCTTCCACGATCCCACCATCCCGCGCCCGCAGGATCAGTACAAGATCATGGTCAACAACCACAGCGTGCCCTTCGATCATGTCTGGCTAGACCAAACCGAGGACGGCAGGCCTATCCACCCCTTG GAAAAACTAAATGCGGAACAGTTTATTGACAGAAATGCTCCTGAAAGTGAACCAGTAAGGCCAGCTGATGTAGAGGATACCCCGTTTACGCTAGTAGAAGACCAGAAAGGCTTGACAGCATTAGTTAACAAGTTGAAGGATGTAAATGAATTTGCT GTCGATTTGGAGCATAATCAGTATAGATCATTTCAGGGTTTGACCTGCTTGATGCAAATTTCAACAAGAACAGAGGACTTCATTATTGATACCCTTAAGCTACGCATAATAATCGGTCCCTACTTGACAGAACATTTTAAAGATCCAACCAAGAGAAAG ATAATGCACGGGGCAGATCGTGATATAATGTGGCTCCAACGGGACTTCCGACTATATGTGTGCAATCTTTTTGACACAGGACAG GTTCAAGAGCGCAGTAATGAAATTTGCTCACAGTTGTATGAAAAGGAGCAGCTGACAGATAAATCTTATCTCCACATATACGG GTTGCAGGATCATGAATTGAATGCAAAGCAGCTGGCTGTTGTTTCT GCTCTATATGAATGGAGAGATTTCGTAGCTCGTGAACAAGATGAGAGCACTGGTTATGTATTGCCAAACAAGGCTTTGATTGAGATAG CAAAGAATATGCCTACAACTGCTGAAGATTTGCGAAGAATCGTGAAATCAAAATATCCAGTTGTTGATGCTAATTTCAATCTAATTTTGGAAATCGTATGGGATGCAACTGAAAATTCTAATGCCTTTGAAGCAATAGCTGAGCAATTAAAGAAGGTCCAGCTTGGGCAG TTAGACTTGAATAATATACTGGACACTGGTGAAGTTATTGAAATGGCTCCTAGGGGTGCTGATAATGTTAGGATCAGTCTTGATTCAGCTGATCAATATTCCGTAGCTCCTTCATCGACTGCAAATATCAGAGTTACTTCTAACAGTATGGATAATGTTAGGATCAGTTTTGATTCAGCTGATCAATATTCTGTAGCTCCTTCATCGACTGCAAATATCAGAGTTACTTCTAACAGTACGGATAATGTTAGGATCAGTCTCGATTCAGCTGATCAATATTCTGTAGCTCCTTCATCAACTGCAAATATCAGAGTTACTTCTAACAGTACGGATAGTTTTACTACTGATGCTACTTTGACTGGTAGCATGTGGctacacgacaagaagaaaacCATACCATCATCTGAAATTAAGACCTCCAGGACCCTATCAGGCCTGAGTAGACCATTTAGTAAGGAAGCGATGAGCAATAATAAGCAA GAGACTTTTGGAGCTCTGGTAGCCGATCCAATACCTGTCATGCAGACACCTGTCATGCAGACACCTATCATGCAGACAGGTTACTTTGGAGGATATTCAAATGAGCAG GCTCAAAGCGATGTTGAGTCTTCAGCTTATTACTACACCCAGTTTCCAGAATATAGCAGTTCTGGTGGGTGGAGCCCTCAGGAGCTTCAGGGCATACCGACCTCTGGGTATCATGATGGTTGTTATTACGGCCATCAACCATCGATAAACCAAAGCAGTACAGGAACAGGTCAGCCTGCTGCTAGAAATAATGCAGGGGGTTTCCAGGACTGGAGGAAGCAACAGTCTTCACCTCATCCGTGGCAACCCAAGTGA
- the LOC127296786 gene encoding protein RRP6-like 1 isoform X1 codes for MDGSKAPSAAEEAGDGSQGGARGDTSKSPAAQDGGSSSGAGSSRVPAAYGSYDKSPGAKPRVTFHDPTIPRPQDQYKIMVNNHSVPFDHVWLDQTEDGRPIHPLEKLNAEQFIDRNAPESEPVRPADVEDTPFTLVEDQKGLTALVNKLKDVNEFAVDLEHNQYRSFQGLTCLMQISTRTEDFIIDTLKLRIIIGPYLTEHFKDPTKRKIMHGADRDIMWLQRDFRLYVCNLFDTGQASRVLEMERNSLEYLLRHFCGVTANKAYQNADWRLRPLSAEMIKYAREDTHFLFYIYDLMRLRLQQESTSERDLLLEVQERSNEICSQLYEKEQLTDKSYLHIYGLQDHELNAKQLAVVSALYEWRDFVAREQDESTGYVLPNKALIEIAKNMPTTAEDLRRIVKSKYPVVDANFNLILEIVWDATENSNAFEAIAEQLKKVQLGQLDLNNILDTGEVIEMAPRGADNVRISLDSADQYSVAPSSTANIRVTSNSMDNVRISFDSADQYSVAPSSTANIRVTSNSTDNVRISLDSADQYSVAPSSTANIRVTSNSTDSFTTDATLTGSMWLHDKKKTIPSSEIKTSRTLSGLSRPFSKEAMSNNKQETFGALVADPIPVMQTPVMQTPIMQTGYFGGYSNEQAQSDVESSAYYYTQFPEYSSSGGWSPQELQGIPTSGYHDGCYYGHQPSINQSSTGTGQPAARNNAGGFQDWRKQQSSPHPWQPK; via the exons ATGGACGGGTCCAAGGCCCCGagcgcggcggaggaggcgggggACGGGTCCCAGGGGGGCGCTCGCGGGGACACGAGCAAGTCGCCCGCTGCCCAGGACGGCGGCTCCAGCTCCGGCGCCGGGTCCTCGAGGGTGCCCGCCGCCTACGGCTCCTACGACAAGTCGCCGGGGGCCAAGCCCAGGGTCACCTTCCACGATCCCACCATCCCGCGCCCGCAGGATCAGTACAAGATCATGGTCAACAACCACAGCGTGCCCTTCGATCATGTCTGGCTAGACCAAACCGAGGACGGCAGGCCTATCCACCCCTTG GAAAAACTAAATGCGGAACAGTTTATTGACAGAAATGCTCCTGAAAGTGAACCAGTAAGGCCAGCTGATGTAGAGGATACCCCGTTTACGCTAGTAGAAGACCAGAAAGGCTTGACAGCATTAGTTAACAAGTTGAAGGATGTAAATGAATTTGCT GTCGATTTGGAGCATAATCAGTATAGATCATTTCAGGGTTTGACCTGCTTGATGCAAATTTCAACAAGAACAGAGGACTTCATTATTGATACCCTTAAGCTACGCATAATAATCGGTCCCTACTTGACAGAACATTTTAAAGATCCAACCAAGAGAAAG ATAATGCACGGGGCAGATCGTGATATAATGTGGCTCCAACGGGACTTCCGACTATATGTGTGCAATCTTTTTGACACAGGACAG GCTTCAAGGGTCTTAGAGATGGAGCGAAACAGCCTAGAATACCTATTGCGTCACTTTTGTGGAGTCACAGCAAATAAAGC ATATCAAAATGCAGATTGGAGGTTAAGGCCACTCTCTGCTGAAATGATCAA GTATGCTAGAGAAGATACACACTTTCTGTTCTATATATATGACTTGATGAGACTTAGACTACAACAGGAGTCTACATCTGAACGGGATCTTCTTCTAGAG GTTCAAGAGCGCAGTAATGAAATTTGCTCACAGTTGTATGAAAAGGAGCAGCTGACAGATAAATCTTATCTCCACATATACGG GTTGCAGGATCATGAATTGAATGCAAAGCAGCTGGCTGTTGTTTCT GCTCTATATGAATGGAGAGATTTCGTAGCTCGTGAACAAGATGAGAGCACTGGTTATGTATTGCCAAACAAGGCTTTGATTGAGATAG CAAAGAATATGCCTACAACTGCTGAAGATTTGCGAAGAATCGTGAAATCAAAATATCCAGTTGTTGATGCTAATTTCAATCTAATTTTGGAAATCGTATGGGATGCAACTGAAAATTCTAATGCCTTTGAAGCAATAGCTGAGCAATTAAAGAAGGTCCAGCTTGGGCAG TTAGACTTGAATAATATACTGGACACTGGTGAAGTTATTGAAATGGCTCCTAGGGGTGCTGATAATGTTAGGATCAGTCTTGATTCAGCTGATCAATATTCCGTAGCTCCTTCATCGACTGCAAATATCAGAGTTACTTCTAACAGTATGGATAATGTTAGGATCAGTTTTGATTCAGCTGATCAATATTCTGTAGCTCCTTCATCGACTGCAAATATCAGAGTTACTTCTAACAGTACGGATAATGTTAGGATCAGTCTCGATTCAGCTGATCAATATTCTGTAGCTCCTTCATCAACTGCAAATATCAGAGTTACTTCTAACAGTACGGATAGTTTTACTACTGATGCTACTTTGACTGGTAGCATGTGGctacacgacaagaagaaaacCATACCATCATCTGAAATTAAGACCTCCAGGACCCTATCAGGCCTGAGTAGACCATTTAGTAAGGAAGCGATGAGCAATAATAAGCAA GAGACTTTTGGAGCTCTGGTAGCCGATCCAATACCTGTCATGCAGACACCTGTCATGCAGACACCTATCATGCAGACAGGTTACTTTGGAGGATATTCAAATGAGCAG GCTCAAAGCGATGTTGAGTCTTCAGCTTATTACTACACCCAGTTTCCAGAATATAGCAGTTCTGGTGGGTGGAGCCCTCAGGAGCTTCAGGGCATACCGACCTCTGGGTATCATGATGGTTGTTATTACGGCCATCAACCATCGATAAACCAAAGCAGTACAGGAACAGGTCAGCCTGCTGCTAGAAATAATGCAGGGGGTTTCCAGGACTGGAGGAAGCAACAGTCTTCACCTCATCCGTGGCAACCCAAGTGA